Within the Staphylococcus warneri genome, the region ATATAACTTGAAGTTTAATTTTCCTTTTCTAATTATCAATATAATAAAGTGGTAAAACGCTTATATTTATGGTAATCTTAATTTGTTAAACTTTGTGAGTGTTTAACATTACTTCTTGTTAGCGTCAACTTAACTTTAATTTTCGTCATTATTAAAGTTTACGTTGGCGCTTTTTTAATTATAATAAATTACTTTGAACTATTATTACATTTATTTATACAAATTAATAAAAATATTCACAATTTTGAAAAAGAAAAAGATGTAAAATAACAATAATATGTAGTAAACTTAAGATAATTAAGAATCTTAGGAGGATTATATGAAAAAGGTATTTTGGTTGGTTTTATGTAGTTTTTTAGTTTTAGGTGCATGTAGTCAAAGTGATCATGATTCAAAACATGATGAAAAGAAATCAACTCAAAAAGATAAAAAAGACTCTAAGACTAGTAATGATGATACAGTCAAAAAAGTGAAGGATAGTGCTAAAAAGAAAGATAATCCTAAATCACAAGATGACAAAGGAAATAAAGAGCGCGTTGATGGTGATAAAACAAATTAATCATCGTACTAAAAAATATCAGCTTAAATGTTAATTACATTTAAGCTGTTTTTTCAAACACTTAAGCAAAAACCAACAAAATTGTATTTAATTGTATTAAACTCTATTTAATATCAATTTTGTACTTTAATAGATAGTCAATTGATATTTTTGCGTAAACCATGTTGTAACATCTTTATGATAGTAATCCTTATTCACATACATAACTGAGGAAAGGATGTGATTAACATGAGAGACACAAAATTTAGTCCGGAAGAACTAGAAACAATTCAACGTTTCTATAATTCAAGAAGACGAACAGTTTGTTGTTCAAACCCAAAACTTACATTTTCAGAAGATGTCTTCTTTATTCCTACAGCAGCAAATCAATCTAACGGCATCGAAGCTTTCGCTACTTATTGCGAAAACTGTGGACAAACTAAAATTTTTAATCTTAATGTTATGCATAACGCAAAATTTTAAATTAAAATCTATTAAGTATTAACATTGATTGATAGTTTTTTGTTTTATATATTATATTTATACTAAACACTCCCAATTTCATTAATGAACTGGGAGTGTTTTTCATATTTAAATAATTCTAATTAAATAATGGCATAAAAAAAAGCAACCATGACGGTTGCTTTAAAAATGTTATTATATTTTTACGACATTAGCTGCTTGTTCTCCACGATCGCCTTCAACGATGTCGAATTCAACTTTTTGTCCTTGTTCTAATGATTTGTATCCTTCTTCAGCGATTGCTGAGAAATGTACGAATACTTCGCTTCCATCTTCTCTTTCGATGAAACCAAAACCTTTTTCTGAATTAAACCATTTAACTGTACCGTTATTCATATAGAATACCTCCGCGTGCTTTTGCACTAAATATTTGTAACAAATTTCATTGAATCAAAAGGAGTGTATTCTTATAAATAACTCTCAATTAACTTCACGTACTTGATTACTTAATTACAACTATACGCTTATTTTGAGAAAAGTAAAGCCTTTTTACTAAATTCTTTTAAATTTATTTTATTTTCAAAAATTGTGAACTTCTATTTGTATTAAAATCAGCTTTAAATTAATCTAATACTTAGAACTTATAAATGCTATTTATTTTATAAGCAAAATATTTTTCGGACAATATTTCTTAATTTAAACTATGTTGAATTTGATTACTTTTCATTGAACATCTCGTTTAATATATTAATACCTTGATCATATACTGATTCCATTTCATATACATATAGGTGTATATCATCCTTATTTACGTTTTCACTAATTAGGTACTCCCTAGCTAATAAATAAAACGTTCTCATAGTAGCAATAAATTCAATATTTAACTTACTATAACCATCATGAATATGACAATAAAAACTGAGATTTACTAATAAATGATCCACCTCATTCAATAAAATCATTTTCTCATCATTGACATTGCACGACGAATTTTTAAGTAATATTTCATATAGATTCGTAAGTTTCATATAAAGACTTGTCATATTTCCCTTTAAAAAGCGGAACTCTTTATTTTTATCCATTAGATTTCCACCTACTCATTTATTGTCATGTTTTTATAATTCTGAGCAAAGATTTTTAATATCTATACTTCTTCGTATTGTTTAAAATATGCTTCATCTAAATGATTGAGATGTATATTCTCTATTTGCAATGTGACATGTCTTAATCCATATTTATCTTTAAGTAATTTAGAAACTTTATTTATTGTTTCATAAGGAGACTTAATATATTCATCACTTAGTACAACGTGAGCACTTAAAGACCTATGATTAGTTGTAATACTCCATAGATGAAATTCATGTATATCAATGACCCCTTCTACTGATTTCATGTCTGCCATAATGATATCTGTGTTAAAACCATCAGGCACGCGTTCCATCAATACTTTCCATGCATTTTTAATAATTTTAAACCCACCATTAAATATAATTAAAGAAATAATAATACTAATGATTGGATCAATAATATTCCACCCTGTGAAATAAATGATCACTACTGCTACGATAACACCTATAGAATTTAATAAATCACCAAAGAAATGCCATAATGCACTTTGGATATTAATATTATCTTCTTTCTTTAAAGACGCTACTAAAATTAATGTCAAAACAACATTAACGACTAATCCTATGACAGCTATGACAACCATAAGACCACTTTCTACAGGTTTTGGATGAATAATCCTCATAATTCCTTCATACATAATACCTAGTGAAATCACTATAAGCGCCAAACCATTTAAAAAGGCAACTATAATTTCTAACCTCATAAAACCATAAGTATAATTCTTAGTGGGTGCTTTACTTGCGAAATATATTGCTACCATAGATAGCGCTAAAGCAAGCACATCACTCAACATATGAAATGAATCTGATAGTAAGGCAAGCGAATTAGATACGATCCCTCCTACAAACTCTACTATTGTAAAAAAGAGCGTGATAATTAAAGATAACCATAATGTCGTCTTAGAACTATTTTGAAATTTACGATGTTCAACATGATGAAAATATTTTGTTTGATTATTCATAGATAGTCTCCTTTGTTAGAAACACATCAATCATATACAGTTTCTTAAGTTATATTTTTAATCTTTATTTCTTCCCTTCTTATTTTGGCTATATAGGTTCAGTATTATAAAAACAAATACTGGGAAGAAGATAATGAAAAAAGTCATATCAATTCTCCTTTTACTAGAATGCAACTCATTAAAATTATTTTTTCATTCTTTCAACTTTATAGTACCAATTGTTCTATATCAATTCAAAATGACACGAATCAATTTATAGTTTCTATTTTTATATCAGATAAAATTGACTTATATAACAAATTAGTATCTATACAATCTATTATCATTTTAAAATTGATAAAAAGTAATTTAAGTTATCAACCTTTATAACTAAAAGTGATTACTAAAAAACCTGTCATAACAGTATTATTAATATATATGTAAATAACAAATAAAGGAGCTATGTTGAATGGAAGAAAACTATAATGAAGAACAGCAAAGAAAACAATGGGAACAATTTCAAGAATTTCAAAGACAACAAGAAAAGCAAAAGTATGTAAAGTCTAAATCTAAGAAACCATGGATTTGGGTTGGTGTAGGTTGTCTCGTTTTCTTTATTTTAATTATTATTGGCATTGTTGCATTGACCTTTAGTATGAATGGTGGATTTAAGCATCATGCCACCGGTACAAAAAATTATAAAATCGGTGATACAATTAAAAACGGTGATTTAGAAGTTAAAGTTAAATCAATTGAAAATACTAAAGCCGTTGGTCCTTCAATTGCACCTACTAATGCGAAAGATACATTTGTTGTTGCAGATGTTTCAATTAAAAATAAGGGAGACAAAGCATTAACAATCGATAGTCAAATGTTTAAATTAAAATCTGGAGATAAATCATTTGAAGCAGATGCCACTGGTTCAGTATCAGCTAACCAAAGTGATGACGGAAGTATCACCAATTCATTTTTCTTAGAACAAATTAATCCTGACAGTACGGCCGAAGGAAAAGTTGTATTCGATGTTTCCGAAAAAGTTGCTAATACTAAAGATAAAAAACTAGAAATCACATCTAGCTTATTCAGCACTAAAAGTATAACTGTGGATCTATCAGACGCTAAAACATCTACTAAAGATAAAAAAGATGATGATGCTACTAACGACGAAAGTACTTCATCTACCACATCAGGTTCATCGGATGACACTTCATCAAGTAATACCGGTAATTCAACTTCATCATCTGCATCACCTTCATCAAACACTGGCAGTCATCAAGACGCTAGTAGTAGTTCGTCAAAAGCAACACCATCTAAAGAAGATTCATCATCTTCTGCACCTAAAGAAAGTGAACCTCAAGAGTCAAAATCAGCTATACCAAATAGTGAAAATACACCAAAACCATCTAATAACACTTCATCAAATAGTGCGCCTTCGAGTGCACCTAGTGACAGTAGTTCAAAGTCAGAATAAAATATTAACATTGTCATCTCATTAAAAGATAAATACGTATCATTTCATTGCCACTCATATTCGGAGTGGCATTTTTATATTTTGAAATATTACCTTGATATGATATTGCTTTAAATTTGATATCGCTATACGTTAGAATGACACCACAATGTCACTAATTACATTGTAGCCAAATAATATAAATGAAGGAGATTGAGAAATGAAGAAACCCTTTTTTATTTTATTATCAAGTTGTTTAATTTTAGGCGCTTGTGGCAACCATGATTCTGAACATAAAGAAGAACATAAAAAAATTGAACATAAAAAGTCAAATGACTCTAAAAAAGACAAAGAGAAGTCTAAAAACAAACGTTCAAACGATCCTAAGAAAGATAATATCAAAGATTATGACGAAGAGAAGAAAGAGTCAAAAAAAGATAAGGATAAAAAGAAAGATAAAGCTAAAAAACAATCTTCATCTCAAAGTAAACCTAAACATAATAAACAATCATCTACTCAAAATAACGGGCAAAATGCACAACAAGGAAGCCAATCCCAACAGTCTAATGGTCAAAATCAACAACAATCACAATATCAGCAACCGCAACAGTCTAATGGCCAAAATCAACAACAATCGCAATCTCAACAACCTCAACAATCCACTGGACAGAATACACAACAACCACAATCTAGTGGTCAGAACACAATGCCCGCTTCAAATTAACTATAGTTAAAACATAGTAATCCGAACTAACTATATAATATTGAAACTATGATTCAAGTCCCGCTTTCCTAACATATTAGGAGTGGGATTTTTGATTTTCCAAAAATATAAATATTAGTGTGAAAATAACCCACAATTCTAGGAATTGCAGGTTAAGTCATCCGCTTAAATTCTAATTTTATTATCGACAAGTCTTTACTTCTTTAATGATTTAAAACCTCTTTTAACATCTCTGATTAAACCACTAGATCCTAACCAATTAGAAATCGTTGCCATGATAAATGCAATCATTTTACCTATCAAATCCATACATATGACCTCCATAGGCTTTTAATAATAATTACCACGAAATAATAGTAATGTAACATAAAACAATCCTATTCTAATATTAAAAAATCTCTAACATATAACTTATATGTATTGTTCTTTTATCTTTCAAACGAAATTACATATCATTATGCAATATTAAATAAGGTGTCCTTTCATTTTCAAAGGACACCTTATTTTTTACTTTTTACCAAAACTTCGAATATTTCTTATTACTTTACTTACCCGACGCCACCACAAATTATGTCTTTCTTTCACCTTACTTAAAGTAATCATATCTTCCTCTAAGATAACAAAATCAAGATTTGCATTTTCTTTCATATGAACAGGATTGGTACTTCTTGGAAGTGGTAAAACACCAATTTGCAAGTCATATCGAATAGATAATTGTGGTACAGATACGCCATATTTATCAGCAACGCGTTTAACAACCGGATCGTTTATCAGTTTGCCTGTGGCATTAGGTGAATAAGCCATAATCAAAATATCATGCTTTTCACAGTATTCCATAATATCCCTAGGTGTAAGTCCAATATGTACTTCAACTTGATTAACTGCAGGTTTAATCTTCCCGTTCTTCAGAATATTTTCTAAGTCTGCTATTTCAAAGTTAGAAACACCAATAGAACGAATCTTACCTTCTTCTACAGCTTCTTCCATTGCTTTCCATACTGCAAGATTTTCATCAAAATATGGCTTAGGACTACCTACAAGAAGTTCTCTCCAAGGTTTCGGCGAATGAATTAATACTTGATCAATTACTCCAATACCCAATCTTTCAATAGAATTCTCAATACAAGCTTTAGCGCCTTCATAGGTTTTTACCTCTGGCGGAATCTTTGTAGTGACAAAAATATCTTCTCTTAGAATACTAGATTCACGAATTGCCTCACCTACACCTTCTTCATTTTCATAATGAATAGCAGTATCAATATGACGATAGCCTATTTCAAGCGCCTCTTTCACTGCTAATATCACATTTTCATTAGAAATTTGCCATGTTCCAAAAGCAATTTTTGGCACTTCTAATTGGTTATTTAGTGTATATTTTTCTTGTAATACCATAAATATCTTCCTCCTTGATTTGTCTCGTTTCATTTCTGTATTTTCTTTGCATTAATGCTATATTTCAATGTCGCATTGATAGAGAGAAAGAATCTGTCACTAATTTTTCAACTAAATGGTATTCTTCATTTCACCAAACAACTGATTTATAACTACTGTATCCCACCTATTAAATAACGTAGTGCCTCCATTGCCTCTTCTTTATCCATCTGATTTTTGCGAATAAAACTCCAGTCCAAAATCATATGAATGGTGTTGGCATAATGTTCTGACATCTGATCATATGATAATTGATACTTTTTAGAAGGTGGACAAGTTACTAGAATAGTATAAATCTGTTGCCTAATATATTTTCTTAACGATTCAGCAAATCGGCCATCATTAGTATTATGCGTCATAATTTTTGCAATATTATCTCTGTATCCATTTAAATAGTCGTAACATCGCTCAAATAGTATATAAGGTCTTTTTTCTGGCGTAAGTGAATCATAATTGTCAACGACCATATCACTAGCTATTCTTTGCCAACAATAATTTAAAAGATCATTAATATCATCAAAATAATTATAAAAGGTTGCTCTTGGATAGTTGGCTTTCTCACACAACTCATTAATGGTAATTTTCTCCAATGGTTTAGTTTTCAATGTCCAAAAGAGTATTTTAGCAAATTCTTTTAATGTTCGTTCTGCAAACTTAGTCATCTTTTTATTTGTATCGTATTTCATTTATTCAAGTACTTTCCTTTTTATAATCGTCTGATATCTATTTGTATGATACCGTCTACCATTTAGTAATACAAGCACCACCTTGTTAAATTCGTCTATCCTTTTGCAGATTATAAGATATGTCTATCTATGTGTTTTCATAAAAGTTTTCTATAAAACAATAAAAAAGCTACCATTGAAGGTAACTTTTCAATAATAATATAAGTTCTATTTTAAATATGATAAATATATTGCTATTACCACTAATACTAATGCAATTACACCATGTCCAAACATATTAATTTTAATTTGCGTTTTATTCAAGCTCTGTCCCCTATTCATACGCTTATAATTTAATTGATATAAAAATGTCCAAAACGTTGCATATATTAATATAAATAATAATCCTAAAATTATTGCTACATATATACTAATATTAATCATCCTTTATATTATGAAGTGATATTACATTCAATAAACAATATAAGAGTTCACCTATTTTGCTTGGCGTTAATAATAATAGACGCTATTCCTAAACAAAATAAAAAGAAAATCATCAAATAAACAGCCATATTATCCGTCTTGATATAAAATTTAAACAGTATAAATGATAATAACGCGATAATAAAGTAAACAGGAATAAAAGTTTTTTTCCAAAATAATGAATCTTTCATAAAATTCCCTTCTTATACAAAGTATTAATCTTCAGATGAATCGCCCATTAATTGATATATAACATATACCACAACAACAATAATCGTAAGCAAGTCAAACGAATGTATAAATGCATCGCCAAATGAATGATCTAACCAAAAGAAACGAATTAAGAATAACAAAATTGATTGAAATAAAATAGCAAAAAAAATATTAATTATGGATTTAGCTAATATAAAATTATATACAATATATATTATTCCTAATATGGTAACAGCCCACATTAATATATGAGGTAGCATCTAATCATCCTTTAATAAGCGTTATAACAGAGTCATAATAATGAATTGTTTAGCTCAATGCTCTACGAATTCAATTATTTTTATTAAATTGAGCATGAATATAAATTAATAAAATACCAATCAATATAAACATCAAATGTCCTATTACACTAAAAATTTTAGATTGATTCAAATTTAATAAATTAAAAACAATTGGTTGCAATATGATTAACAATAATAGAAACATACCTAATTTTATTGAAGTAAAATACTTTGCCATATTCGCACCTTCTTTTATAAAAACATTAACAAACTTTAGTTATTTCGTCATTAAAGTGATGAAGTTAAATTATTCAATGATGCTTTTAATATTTCATAACCATTAATATAAATGTTCTCTTTTTAACACTTATGTATTAGAATTGGACACTTAAGAAATCCAAAACAACTCTATATGAATTACTCTAAACTGAAAATATAGTCCAATTGCAAGATAAAACTATATATTTAGGAGTGAATAATCGTGTTCGAAAATAAAGATGATATTACATTACTTTATCAAGCTATTTCAGAACTAGCTGAAATCATAGGTCACCATCCTTACAACACAAAATCAATTAGCCTTTTATGTTTGGATTTAGGTATAACACTCGAAGAATATCAAAAAGTACTGATAGCATTCTTAAAATTAGCACATAGTAAAAATACAGAAGAAATGGAAATAAATGATTTTAAAAAGATATTAATTCAGTTTATTGAAAAATATGATGACCTTACGGATTCTCAAACATTAAGATTTATTG harbors:
- a CDS encoding TetR/AcrR family transcriptional regulator translates to MKYDTNKKMTKFAERTLKEFAKILFWTLKTKPLEKITINELCEKANYPRATFYNYFDDINDLLNYCWQRIASDMVVDNYDSLTPEKRPYILFERCYDYLNGYRDNIAKIMTHNTNDGRFAESLRKYIRQQIYTILVTCPPSKKYQLSYDQMSEHYANTIHMILDWSFIRKNQMDKEEAMEALRYLIGGIQ
- a CDS encoding aldo/keto reductase family protein, giving the protein MVLQEKYTLNNQLEVPKIAFGTWQISNENVILAVKEALEIGYRHIDTAIHYENEEGVGEAIRESSILREDIFVTTKIPPEVKTYEGAKACIENSIERLGIGVIDQVLIHSPKPWRELLVGSPKPYFDENLAVWKAMEEAVEEGKIRSIGVSNFEIADLENILKNGKIKPAVNQVEVHIGLTPRDIMEYCEKHDILIMAYSPNATGKLINDPVVKRVADKYGVSVPQLSIRYDLQIGVLPLPRSTNPVHMKENANLDFVILEEDMITLSKVKERHNLWWRRVSKVIRNIRSFGKK
- a CDS encoding DUF4352 domain-containing protein; protein product: MEENYNEEQQRKQWEQFQEFQRQQEKQKYVKSKSKKPWIWVGVGCLVFFILIIIGIVALTFSMNGGFKHHATGTKNYKIGDTIKNGDLEVKVKSIENTKAVGPSIAPTNAKDTFVVADVSIKNKGDKALTIDSQMFKLKSGDKSFEADATGSVSANQSDDGSITNSFFLEQINPDSTAEGKVVFDVSEKVANTKDKKLEITSSLFSTKSITVDLSDAKTSTKDKKDDDATNDESTSSTTSGSSDDTSSSNTGNSTSSSASPSSNTGSHQDASSSSSKATPSKEDSSSSAPKESEPQESKSAIPNSENTPKPSNNTSSNSAPSSAPSDSSSKSE
- a CDS encoding cold-shock protein — protein: MNNGTVKWFNSEKGFGFIEREDGSEVFVHFSAIAEEGYKSLEQGQKVEFDIVEGDRGEQAANVVKI
- a CDS encoding cation diffusion facilitator family transporter codes for the protein MNNQTKYFHHVEHRKFQNSSKTTLWLSLIITLFFTIVEFVGGIVSNSLALLSDSFHMLSDVLALALSMVAIYFASKAPTKNYTYGFMRLEIIVAFLNGLALIVISLGIMYEGIMRIIHPKPVESGLMVVIAVIGLVVNVVLTLILVASLKKEDNINIQSALWHFFGDLLNSIGVIVAVVIIYFTGWNIIDPIISIIISLIIFNGGFKIIKNAWKVLMERVPDGFNTDIIMADMKSVEGVIDIHEFHLWSITTNHRSLSAHVVLSDEYIKSPYETINKVSKLLKDKYGLRHVTLQIENIHLNHLDEAYFKQYEEV